Proteins encoded within one genomic window of Amycolatopsis sp. 2-15:
- a CDS encoding TetR/AcrR family transcriptional regulator: protein MTPKPTTAAGAQAPSARDLRTATLDAAARLLATAGPDGLTIRKIAAAAGCSTITVYHYFQNKQGLLDAVYVEGHTRLSEAQRRQQFTDDPEADVRNTCLVYRDIALANRYYFHVMFGQLDSVHRPTGDTRATGRENFARFIEVVRRWGERTPLRTDPESAAHALWACGHGMVALELTDNAPHSAAAHRYRTAIDLMMTGLRT from the coding sequence GTGACCCCGAAGCCGACCACCGCGGCCGGTGCGCAGGCACCCTCGGCCCGGGACCTGCGCACCGCCACCCTGGACGCGGCCGCCCGGCTGCTGGCGACAGCAGGGCCGGACGGGCTGACCATCCGCAAGATCGCCGCCGCCGCGGGCTGCTCGACCATCACCGTCTACCACTACTTCCAGAACAAGCAGGGGCTGCTGGACGCCGTCTACGTCGAAGGGCACACCCGGCTCAGCGAAGCCCAGCGCCGGCAGCAGTTCACCGATGATCCCGAAGCCGACGTTCGCAACACCTGCCTCGTCTACCGCGACATCGCCTTGGCCAACCGGTACTACTTCCACGTGATGTTCGGGCAACTGGACTCGGTCCACCGCCCCACCGGCGACACCCGGGCGACCGGCCGGGAAAACTTCGCCCGCTTCATCGAGGTCGTCCGCAGGTGGGGCGAACGGACTCCGCTGCGGACCGACCCGGAGTCCGCCGCACACGCACTGTGGGCCTGCGGGCACGGCATGGTCGCTCTCGAACTGACCGACAACGCCCCCCACAGCGCGGCCGCGCACCGCTATCGCACGGCCATCGACCTCATGATGACCGGCCTGCGCACCTGA
- a CDS encoding DUF190 domain-containing protein has protein sequence MTTKSSERVLRLSIFVGDGDLWHHKPLSTEIVDRAHHAGLAGATVIRGIEGYGATSRIHTQRAFRLGNDLPMLITIADSEERIRAFLPQLDDLDMSGLVTLDEVEGIRYTAPERPHTHWWQHTE, from the coding sequence ATGACCACGAAAAGCTCCGAGCGGGTTTTGCGGCTGTCGATCTTTGTCGGCGACGGCGACCTCTGGCACCACAAACCGCTCTCCACGGAGATCGTCGACCGCGCCCACCATGCCGGCCTCGCCGGCGCGACCGTCATCCGCGGCATCGAGGGCTACGGCGCCACCTCCCGGATTCACACCCAACGCGCGTTCCGGCTCGGCAACGACCTCCCCATGCTGATCACGATCGCCGACAGCGAAGAGCGAATCAGGGCCTTCCTGCCGCAACTGGACGACCTCGACATGAGCGGGCTGGTCACTCTCGACGAGGTCGAGGGCATCCGCTACACCGCACCCGAGCGCCCGCACACCCACTGGTGGCAGCACACCGAGTAG
- a CDS encoding class I adenylate-forming enzyme family protein, with translation MGQPVRSWIDDHAARTPGREAVVDLATGRRLTYAQLSLRVRALAVALRERGVERGTRVAVLSRNDFRTFEVLYACAHVGAICVLLNWRLSPDELTAIVTDADPLVLLAESWSARTADQLAETTGIAVRVTWASEADEHDDYEPLTEARDGAVERFPEVDEDDPWTIIYTSGTTGLPKGVLATHRNVLASITGIALAGEVGPQSRCLTVLPTFHVAGLALFAHPVLLLGGTVVVMRQFDPARALALLTDTTEPLTHFCGVPANFQFMERLDAFRDADFRGVVAAVGGAPVPTALIESWTGHHASMVTVYGITEAGATVIAVPAARAVDKNGTIGLPLLHAACRIRAENGRAADPGEVGELQIRGALVTPGYWRNPEATRTAIGEDGWFGTGDLAVRSADGYFTVVDRRKDMYISGGENVYPAEVENILHAHPQVSQAAVIGVPDDRWGEVGLAYVVPAGTQAPAPAELADWCATRLARYKVPARFHLTEELPRNATGKILKTELRRLAATS, from the coding sequence ATGGGGCAACCGGTGCGGTCGTGGATCGATGATCACGCGGCGCGGACACCCGGACGCGAGGCGGTCGTCGATCTGGCGACCGGGCGCAGGCTCACCTACGCGCAGCTCAGCCTGCGGGTGCGGGCGCTGGCGGTGGCCTTGCGGGAGCGTGGTGTCGAGCGAGGCACCCGGGTCGCCGTGCTGTCCCGCAACGACTTCCGCACCTTCGAAGTCCTCTATGCGTGTGCGCACGTGGGCGCGATCTGCGTACTGCTCAACTGGCGGCTGAGCCCGGACGAGCTCACCGCCATCGTCACCGACGCCGACCCGCTGGTCCTGCTCGCCGAGAGCTGGTCGGCGCGGACCGCGGACCAGCTCGCCGAGACGACCGGCATCGCGGTGCGGGTGACGTGGGCCAGCGAGGCGGATGAGCACGACGACTACGAGCCGCTGACCGAGGCGCGCGACGGTGCCGTCGAGCGGTTTCCGGAGGTCGACGAAGACGACCCGTGGACGATCATCTACACCTCCGGGACCACCGGCCTGCCCAAGGGAGTGCTCGCGACACACCGCAACGTCTTGGCGAGCATCACGGGGATCGCCCTGGCCGGCGAGGTCGGTCCCCAGTCCCGCTGCCTGACAGTGCTGCCGACCTTCCACGTCGCTGGGCTGGCCCTGTTCGCGCATCCGGTACTGCTGCTCGGTGGAACGGTGGTGGTGATGCGCCAGTTCGACCCGGCACGGGCGCTGGCACTGCTGACGGACACCACCGAGCCCCTCACCCACTTCTGCGGCGTACCGGCCAACTTCCAGTTCATGGAGCGGCTGGACGCCTTCCGGGACGCCGACTTCCGTGGTGTCGTCGCCGCGGTGGGCGGTGCGCCCGTGCCGACGGCGTTGATCGAGTCGTGGACCGGACACCACGCTTCGATGGTGACCGTGTACGGCATCACCGAGGCAGGAGCGACGGTGATCGCGGTCCCCGCCGCGCGAGCGGTGGACAAGAACGGCACGATCGGCCTGCCGCTGCTGCACGCGGCCTGCCGGATCCGAGCCGAGAACGGCCGGGCCGCCGATCCGGGCGAGGTCGGCGAGCTGCAGATCCGGGGCGCCCTGGTCACTCCGGGCTATTGGCGCAACCCCGAGGCGACCAGGACGGCCATCGGCGAGGACGGGTGGTTCGGCACGGGGGATCTGGCCGTGCGAAGTGCGGACGGGTACTTCACCGTCGTCGACCGCCGCAAAGACATGTACATCTCGGGTGGGGAGAACGTCTACCCCGCCGAGGTGGAGAACATTCTCCACGCCCATCCTCAGGTTTCCCAGGCGGCGGTCATCGGCGTCCCGGACGACCGTTGGGGCGAGGTGGGTCTCGCCTATGTCGTCCCCGCCGGAACCCAGGCGCCTGCCCCGGCGGAACTGGCCGACTGGTGCGCCACCCGGCTGGCCCGCTACAAAGTGCCCGCGCGGTTCCACCTCACCGAAGAGCTCCCGCGCAACGCGACGGGAAAGATCCTCAAGACCGAACTGCGCCGACTCGCTGCCACCTCATGA
- a CDS encoding aldehyde dehydrogenase family protein, giving the protein MTTIPRPASTPVSAARDFLSRAGKLLIDGRFVDAAEGRTFPSVDPGNGQELARIAEATERDVDLAVAAARRALDGPWKRMSTSERGRLLHRIGDLISRHAEELAELESLDNGKPYSAALGVEVPLAADMFWYMAGATTRLNGLSVTPTVPYLPGQEFHAYTLREPVGVVGQIIPWNAPLLMVAWKLAPALATGNTVVLKPAEQTPLTALRVGELLLEAGLPEGVVNIVPGFGEIAGAHLAAHDGVDKIAFTGSTEVGKSIVRAAAGNLKRVSLELGGKSPNIVLADADVDAAIAGASLGIFYNQGEVCSAGSRLYVHESQYDRVVEGIAERARAIKVGYGMDPDTDMGPLVSREQFDRVSHYLGLRHGPEGGRALAGGNVLDRPGYFVEPTVIAGPDAGHPIVREEIFGPVLTALPFTDLDDLAHQANDTTYGLAAGVWTKDLSAAHKLARRLQAGTVHVNTYHVFAAELPFGGYKQSGWGREKGDEVLQQYLETKTVVAAL; this is encoded by the coding sequence ATGACCACCATCCCCCGTCCTGCCTCGACACCGGTCTCGGCGGCCAGGGATTTCCTGTCGCGGGCCGGAAAACTGCTGATCGACGGCCGGTTCGTCGACGCCGCCGAGGGACGGACGTTCCCGAGCGTCGATCCCGGCAACGGGCAGGAACTCGCTCGGATCGCCGAGGCCACCGAACGGGACGTCGACCTCGCGGTGGCGGCCGCGCGCCGGGCGTTGGACGGTCCCTGGAAGCGAATGTCCACATCGGAGCGTGGCCGGTTGCTGCACCGGATCGGCGACCTGATCTCCCGGCACGCGGAGGAGCTCGCGGAGCTGGAGTCGCTGGACAACGGCAAGCCCTACAGCGCCGCGCTGGGAGTGGAGGTACCGCTGGCAGCCGACATGTTCTGGTACATGGCGGGCGCGACGACGCGCCTGAACGGACTCTCCGTCACTCCCACCGTGCCTTACCTGCCAGGCCAGGAATTCCACGCCTACACCCTGCGCGAGCCCGTGGGCGTGGTCGGGCAGATCATCCCGTGGAACGCTCCCTTGCTGATGGTCGCCTGGAAACTGGCGCCCGCGCTGGCCACGGGCAACACCGTTGTCCTCAAACCGGCCGAACAGACCCCGCTGACCGCGCTGCGCGTCGGCGAGCTGCTGCTGGAGGCCGGCCTGCCCGAGGGTGTGGTGAACATCGTCCCGGGCTTCGGGGAGATCGCCGGGGCGCACCTGGCCGCGCACGACGGGGTCGACAAGATCGCGTTCACCGGATCGACCGAGGTCGGCAAGTCGATCGTGCGTGCCGCCGCGGGCAACCTCAAGCGGGTCTCGTTGGAGCTCGGCGGTAAGTCGCCGAACATCGTGCTCGCCGACGCCGATGTCGACGCCGCGATCGCGGGGGCGTCGCTGGGCATCTTCTACAACCAGGGTGAGGTCTGCTCGGCCGGAAGCCGGCTCTACGTGCACGAGTCGCAGTACGACCGCGTCGTCGAGGGCATCGCCGAACGGGCCCGGGCGATCAAGGTCGGGTACGGCATGGACCCCGACACCGACATGGGTCCCCTGGTCTCCCGCGAACAGTTCGACCGCGTCAGCCACTACCTGGGCCTGCGCCACGGACCGGAGGGCGGCCGGGCCCTCGCCGGCGGCAACGTGCTGGACCGGCCCGGCTACTTCGTCGAGCCGACCGTGATCGCCGGCCCGGATGCCGGGCACCCGATCGTGCGGGAGGAGATCTTCGGTCCCGTGCTCACGGCCCTGCCCTTCACTGACCTGGACGACCTGGCCCACCAGGCCAACGACACCACCTACGGCTTGGCCGCCGGCGTCTGGACGAAGGACCTCTCCGCCGCGCACAAACTGGCCCGCCGGCTGCAGGCGGGCACCGTGCACGTGAACACGTACCACGTGTTCGCCGCCGAGCTGCCGTTCGGCGGGTACAAACAAAGCGGCTGGGGACGGGAGAAGGGCGACGAGGTGCTGCAGCAGTACTTGGAGACCAAGACCGTCGTCGCGGCGCTCTGA
- a CDS encoding AraC family transcriptional regulator has translation MSSHPRGHLVYAARGVLSVHTGQGTSIVPANRVAWTPAGTTHHHRAHGDTDMRIVFLPPSLARLVPDHPAVFTASDLARSALLTLTGPRNYDPAARPLDPAARARLRRVLVDELHEAPEQPLHLPDPHDDRLQAVARLLHESPADNTPLAELGRTIGASARTLSRLLHHELGMTFYAWRTQLRLLSEGHDTTYVAHACGWANPSHFIAAFTKLVGTTPGRHRAGRQGDPFGVV, from the coding sequence GTGTCATCCCACCCGCGTGGCCACCTGGTCTACGCGGCTCGCGGCGTGCTGTCGGTCCACACCGGACAGGGCACCTCCATCGTCCCGGCCAACCGCGTCGCCTGGACCCCCGCCGGCACCACCCACCACCACCGCGCGCACGGCGACACGGACATGCGGATCGTCTTCCTGCCCCCGTCCCTCGCCCGGCTCGTGCCGGACCACCCCGCCGTGTTCACCGCGTCCGACCTCGCCCGCAGCGCCCTGCTGACCCTCACCGGTCCCCGCAACTACGACCCCGCCGCGCGCCCTCTCGACCCCGCCGCGCGCGCCCGCCTCCGCCGCGTCCTCGTCGACGAGCTCCACGAGGCCCCCGAACAGCCCCTGCACCTGCCGGACCCCCACGACGACCGCTTGCAGGCCGTCGCCCGGCTGCTGCACGAAAGCCCGGCGGACAACACCCCGCTGGCCGAGCTGGGGCGGACGATCGGCGCCAGCGCCCGCACCCTCAGCCGCCTGCTCCACCACGAACTCGGCATGACCTTCTACGCGTGGCGCACCCAGCTGCGCCTGTTGTCCGAAGGCCACGACACCACGTATGTCGCGCACGCCTGCGGCTGGGCCAATCCGAGCCACTTCATCGCCGCGTTCACCAAACTCGTGGGCACGACGCCGGGGCGGCATCGGGCCGGTCGCCAGGGTGACCCTTTCGGCGTGGTTTGA
- a CDS encoding helix-turn-helix domain-containing protein, translated as MTTRPRPAAGQDPLTDLHARRHALTEAWADFFGGAAVPAQCVPADIEASWHRTRRSGLRETAPAELPGVPASAEGSLLAGHRRSLEQPLHDVAENTGFLVALAGPDASLVTARAGRHMAKPARRLNAVDGTLWTENAMGTNAVALALHSGHPVEVFTAQHANEVLHDWTCWAFPVRDPRTGAIIGAVDVSAPWSHHSGSGRALARTLAALVELRLSDLPPAPATTSVLALSVLGHPRATVNGRSLHLSPRQFEILTILALRPDGTDLKQLHAALYGDHPVAAVTLRAELSKLRHCLGADVVRSHPYHLAGEVRCDLAEQLHHVADGRLGAALELQRGDLLPASEAPFLRAMRDQAQVALRTAVLTTGTVREALRYLDSFPDDLQVLESACARSTATASEHALCLGKLHAASAGNP; from the coding sequence ATGACGACCCGGCCTCGCCCCGCCGCCGGGCAGGACCCGCTGACGGACCTGCATGCACGACGCCATGCCCTGACCGAGGCCTGGGCTGATTTCTTCGGTGGCGCAGCCGTTCCGGCGCAGTGCGTTCCCGCCGACATCGAGGCGAGCTGGCACCGGACGCGGCGGAGCGGGCTGCGCGAAACCGCGCCCGCCGAGTTGCCCGGCGTGCCTGCGTCCGCGGAAGGGTCGCTGCTGGCCGGCCACCGCCGCTCGTTGGAGCAACCGCTGCACGACGTGGCCGAGAACACCGGGTTTCTCGTTGCCTTGGCAGGTCCGGACGCCTCCCTGGTAACCGCGCGCGCCGGCCGGCACATGGCGAAACCCGCACGCCGGCTCAACGCGGTCGACGGCACGCTGTGGACCGAGAACGCGATGGGCACCAACGCGGTCGCGCTCGCGCTACACAGCGGGCACCCGGTCGAGGTGTTCACCGCACAGCATGCCAATGAAGTGCTGCACGACTGGACTTGCTGGGCCTTCCCGGTCCGGGATCCGCGTACCGGGGCCATCATCGGTGCGGTCGATGTCTCGGCGCCGTGGTCGCACCATTCGGGCAGCGGACGCGCTTTGGCCCGTACCCTCGCGGCGCTGGTCGAGCTGCGCTTGAGTGATCTGCCGCCGGCCCCGGCCACGACGTCCGTGCTCGCGCTGTCCGTGCTCGGACACCCGCGGGCCACGGTCAACGGGCGGTCCCTGCACCTGTCACCCCGCCAGTTCGAGATCCTCACGATCCTCGCTCTGCGCCCCGACGGCACGGACCTCAAGCAGCTGCACGCGGCCCTGTACGGCGACCACCCCGTGGCCGCGGTCACCCTGCGGGCCGAGCTGTCGAAGCTGCGGCATTGTCTCGGTGCGGACGTGGTGCGGTCGCATCCTTACCACCTCGCCGGTGAGGTCCGGTGCGATCTGGCCGAACAGCTCCACCATGTGGCCGACGGCCGGCTCGGCGCCGCACTGGAGCTGCAGCGCGGCGACCTGCTCCCCGCCTCGGAGGCCCCGTTCCTGCGCGCGATGCGCGATCAGGCCCAGGTCGCGCTGCGCACCGCGGTGCTCACCACCGGGACCGTCCGCGAGGCGTTGCGCTACCTGGACAGCTTTCCCGACGACCTCCAGGTCCTCGAATCCGCCTGCGCCCGCTCCACCGCCACGGCATCGGAGCACGCACTGTGTCTCGGCAAGCTGCACGCCGCGTCCGCGGGCAACCCCTGA
- a CDS encoding MIP/aquaporin family protein, with translation MTVGARRERPEANEAAAVSLRDAVREFALTAIVLCATVVAVGVVFGSGWKVAETQVRVGQLVIAGFVAVLLVVLIRSPWGRRSGGHMNPVVTLGLWLMGAFPGRHVTPYVCAQSLGSLAGTAVAAVVLGPLAGQVHFGTVSAAPAWSAGAVFACEAAGGVATTLLAGYFLAHPRYAPLLPYAIAVAVAALIVGLGPLSGGAVNPARQLGPAVLDGSAHFLWIYLPAPAAGAILGAVIHRLLIRRVPATHRLCGTDPH, from the coding sequence ATGACAGTCGGCGCCCGTCGGGAGCGTCCGGAGGCGAACGAGGCCGCGGCCGTCTCGCTCCGCGACGCCGTGCGGGAGTTCGCGCTCACGGCGATCGTCCTGTGTGCCACCGTGGTCGCGGTCGGGGTGGTCTTCGGGAGTGGCTGGAAGGTCGCGGAGACGCAGGTCCGCGTGGGACAGCTGGTGATCGCCGGATTCGTCGCGGTGCTCCTCGTCGTCCTGATCCGGTCGCCGTGGGGGCGGCGCTCGGGTGGCCACATGAACCCGGTCGTCACGCTCGGTCTCTGGTTGATGGGCGCGTTCCCCGGGCGGCACGTCACGCCCTACGTGTGCGCGCAGAGTCTCGGCTCGCTCGCGGGCACGGCCGTCGCGGCGGTCGTGCTCGGACCCCTCGCGGGGCAGGTCCACTTCGGAACCGTGTCGGCGGCGCCGGCGTGGAGCGCGGGTGCCGTCTTCGCTTGCGAGGCGGCGGGCGGGGTTGCGACGACGCTGCTGGCCGGGTATTTCCTCGCCCATCCCCGGTACGCGCCGCTGCTGCCCTACGCGATCGCCGTCGCCGTGGCCGCGTTGATCGTCGGCCTGGGCCCGCTCAGCGGCGGTGCGGTGAACCCCGCCCGTCAGCTCGGGCCCGCCGTGCTCGACGGTTCGGCGCACTTCCTGTGGATCTACCTGCCCGCACCCGCCGCCGGCGCGATCCTCGGCGCCGTGATCCACCGCCTGCTGATCCGGCGAGTCCCTGCCACACATCGGCTGTGCGGCACGGATCCGCACTGA
- a CDS encoding amidase, with the protein MTEPTKPANRLRGYVSHGEDLRSGRLSPRTYLEETLTRIDELDGTVAAFVVVNRAGARLAADESARRWAAGKPLSPIDGMPVAIKDIIETADMPTGQGSPLWEGTDGKRDSASVHALREAGAVIVGKTTTTELASKHPWHETTNPHDPSRTPGGSSSGTAAAVGAGMVPVGLGTQLLGSILRPSSFCGAVGFKPSVGAVNRSGSHDHFSQSCQGSIGATLADTWAVLRAIADRAGGDPGYGGLAGDVDFTRRTKPVKLAVLETAGWSATTEGARRAFAAVKQRLQEHGVKVLDRTQDDRVETVEKAVAEALRLTQAIVAWEGRWPLNTYADLDAAKLSLDARDRLKIAEAMTQQEYRELLDQRAAVRATYENTAADYDAVITLAACGAAPTGLGSTGDVAMNVTASLLGCPALTLPVLADEGLPLGLQVLGRTNRDAELFDVANWIAGDALGRPDLVGKVF; encoded by the coding sequence GTGACCGAACCGACGAAACCCGCAAACCGCCTGCGGGGCTACGTGTCGCACGGCGAGGACCTGCGGTCCGGCCGGCTCAGCCCCCGTACCTACCTCGAAGAGACGCTGACCCGCATCGACGAGCTCGACGGCACGGTGGCCGCGTTCGTCGTCGTCAACCGCGCGGGGGCGCGGCTGGCCGCGGACGAGTCGGCGCGGCGGTGGGCCGCCGGGAAGCCGCTGTCGCCGATCGACGGCATGCCCGTGGCGATCAAGGACATCATCGAGACCGCCGACATGCCGACCGGGCAGGGCTCGCCGCTGTGGGAAGGCACCGACGGGAAGCGCGACTCGGCGAGCGTGCACGCGTTGCGCGAGGCCGGCGCGGTCATCGTGGGCAAGACCACCACGACCGAGCTGGCGTCGAAGCACCCGTGGCACGAGACCACGAACCCGCACGACCCGAGCCGCACGCCGGGCGGCTCTTCCAGCGGCACAGCGGCGGCCGTCGGGGCCGGCATGGTCCCGGTGGGTCTCGGCACGCAGCTGCTCGGCTCGATCCTGCGCCCGTCGAGTTTCTGCGGCGCGGTGGGCTTCAAGCCGAGCGTCGGCGCCGTCAACCGGAGTGGTTCGCACGACCACTTCAGCCAAAGCTGCCAAGGCTCGATCGGCGCGACGCTCGCCGACACCTGGGCGGTCCTGCGCGCCATCGCCGACCGCGCCGGCGGCGACCCGGGCTACGGCGGCCTGGCCGGCGACGTGGACTTCACCCGGCGCACCAAGCCGGTGAAGCTCGCCGTCCTCGAGACCGCCGGCTGGAGCGCGACGACCGAAGGCGCGCGTCGGGCGTTCGCCGCGGTGAAGCAACGCCTGCAGGAGCACGGCGTCAAGGTGCTGGACCGCACGCAGGACGACCGGGTCGAAACGGTCGAAAAGGCGGTCGCCGAGGCTCTACGGCTGACGCAGGCGATCGTCGCCTGGGAAGGACGCTGGCCGCTCAACACCTACGCCGACCTGGACGCCGCCAAGCTCAGCCTCGACGCCCGCGACCGGCTGAAAATCGCCGAAGCGATGACACAGCAGGAATACCGCGAGCTCCTCGACCAGCGTGCCGCGGTACGCGCCACCTACGAGAACACCGCGGCCGACTACGACGCGGTGATCACCCTCGCCGCCTGCGGCGCCGCCCCGACCGGCCTCGGCTCGACCGGCGACGTCGCCATGAACGTGACCGCCTCACTGCTCGGCTGTCCCGCCCTGACCCTCCCGGTGCTGGCCGACGAAGGCTTGCCGCTCGGTCTGCAGGTGCTGGGCCGCACCAACCGCGATGCGGAGCTGTTCGACGTGGCGAACTGGATCGCGGGTGATGCGCTGGGCCGGCCGGATTTGGTAGGTAAGGTCTTTTAG
- a CDS encoding roadblock/LC7 domain-containing protein, which produces MQEERIVDFDALAAELRKLRENVAGVTDTVLAAVDGIPIMADAADHLDPAKLSALAAADLGIARQASEVCGQGTLKQTVVFSSDGYMAVYAIGRVAVLVVMGDKGLNVGRLLFESRPVIERLGAILAA; this is translated from the coding sequence ATGCAGGAAGAAAGAATAGTGGATTTCGACGCGCTGGCCGCCGAGCTGAGAAAACTCCGGGAAAACGTCGCCGGCGTCACCGACACGGTGCTCGCGGCGGTCGACGGGATACCGATCATGGCCGACGCGGCCGACCACCTCGATCCCGCGAAGCTGTCCGCGCTGGCGGCCGCGGATCTCGGGATCGCCCGCCAGGCGTCGGAGGTGTGCGGGCAAGGCACGTTGAAGCAGACCGTGGTTTTCAGCAGTGACGGCTACATGGCCGTATACGCGATCGGCCGGGTGGCGGTGCTGGTCGTCATGGGGGACAAGGGACTCAACGTCGGCCGCCTGCTGTTCGAGTCCCGCCCCGTCATCGAGCGGCTCGGCGCGATCCTGGCCGCCTAG
- a CDS encoding alcohol dehydrogenase catalytic domain-containing protein: MSTTMRAAVCVRAGGPEVLEIREVPVPAVRKGWSLVRVRGAGLNRSELRTRQGHSPHVTFPRVLGIECAGTVAVSTDPLLPEGTTVAV, encoded by the coding sequence ATGAGTACGACGATGCGAGCGGCGGTCTGCGTCCGGGCGGGCGGGCCGGAGGTGCTGGAGATCCGTGAGGTGCCGGTGCCGGCGGTGCGGAAGGGCTGGAGCCTGGTGCGGGTGCGCGGCGCGGGCCTCAACCGGTCGGAACTGAGGACGCGCCAGGGGCACTCCCCCCACGTGACGTTCCCGCGGGTGCTGGGCATCGAGTGCGCGGGAACCGTGGCGGTCTCCACCGATCCCCTGCTGCCGGAGGGCACGACGGTCGCGGTGTGA
- a CDS encoding zinc-binding dehydrogenase, translating to MGELGREYDGGYAEYALVPNPLLMPITTTLPWDVLAALPETYLTAQGALDTLAATRGRLLIRGGTSSVGLAAASIAAAHGVEIAATTRRPDKADALRAAGVDHVLLDPGGSLAASVHALWPGGPDHVLDLVGANTAVDSLSLVRRTGTVCVAGSLSGWVIPDLEPIAMIPSGTKLTAFHSDTLKGSTPALQRIVREVEAGAYRPNVDRVFGLEDIAAAHRYMENDRATGKLVVLP from the coding sequence ATGGGTGAGCTGGGACGGGAGTACGACGGCGGTTACGCGGAGTACGCCCTGGTGCCGAACCCGCTGCTGATGCCGATCACGACCACGTTGCCCTGGGACGTCCTGGCCGCGCTGCCGGAGACGTACCTGACCGCGCAGGGCGCGCTGGACACCCTGGCGGCCACGCGCGGGCGGCTGCTGATCCGCGGCGGGACGTCGTCGGTGGGGCTGGCGGCCGCGTCGATCGCGGCCGCCCACGGGGTCGAGATCGCGGCGACGACCCGGCGGCCGGACAAGGCCGACGCCTTGAGGGCGGCCGGTGTCGACCACGTGCTCCTCGACCCCGGTGGCTCGCTGGCGGCGAGCGTGCACGCGCTCTGGCCCGGAGGACCGGACCACGTGCTGGACCTCGTCGGCGCGAACACGGCGGTCGACTCGCTGAGCCTGGTCCGGCGCACCGGGACGGTGTGCGTGGCGGGTTCGCTGAGCGGGTGGGTGATCCCGGACCTCGAACCGATCGCGATGATTCCGTCCGGAACGAAGCTCACGGCGTTCCACAGCGACACCCTCAAGGGCAGCACGCCCGCGCTGCAGCGGATCGTCCGCGAGGTCGAAGCCGGCGCCTACCGGCCCAACGTCGACCGGGTCTTCGGCCTCGAGGACATCGCCGCGGCGCACCGGTACATGGAAAACGACCGCGCCACCGGGAAACTTGTCGTGCTGCCCTAG
- a CDS encoding DUF190 domain-containing protein — protein MQLTGKALRTLIFLGEDDTWNHKPLHHEIVKRAREAGLAGATVLHGCEGFGTTSRIHTDEILSLTEDLPIVVIIVDAEDKVRAFLPALDELIANGTVLLDEVEILRYEGAPRA, from the coding sequence ATGCAGCTCACCGGAAAGGCGTTGCGCACCTTGATCTTCCTCGGCGAGGACGACACCTGGAATCACAAACCACTGCACCACGAAATCGTGAAACGCGCCCGCGAAGCCGGCCTTGCCGGCGCGACGGTGCTGCACGGCTGCGAAGGTTTCGGCACGACATCACGAATCCACACCGACGAGATCTTGAGTCTGACCGAGGACCTTCCCATCGTCGTGATCATCGTCGACGCCGAAGACAAAGTCCGCGCGTTCCTGCCCGCGCTCGACGAGCTCATCGCCAACGGCACCGTGCTCCTCGACGAGGTCGAAATACTCCGCTACGAAGGGGCGCCCCGAGCATGA